CGAAGAAATCAAGCTGACCCGCGAGGCGCTGGGCTGGTCGCACGAGCCCTTCGTGCTGCCCGCCGAGGTCTATGCCGACTGGGATGCCAAGGCCGCCGGCACCACCGTCGAAGCCGCCTGGGACGACCAGTTCGACGCCTACGCCACCGCCTTCCCCGAGCAGGCCGCCGAGTTCTCGCGCCGCATCGCCGGCGTGCTGCCGCCCAACTTCGCCGACGTCGCGGCCCAGGCCGTCATCGGTGCGCACGACAAGGCCGAGACCGTGGCCACCCGCAAGGCCAGCCAGATCGCCTTGGAAGCCTTCACCGCCGCGCTGCCCGAGCTGCTGGGTGGATCGGCCGACCTGACCGGCTCCAACCTGACCAACACCAAGAGCACCGCCGCCTTCCGCCTGGAAGCCGACGGCAGCTCCAACGGCGGTCGCCACATCAACTACGGTGTGCGTGAGTTCGGCATGGCCGCGATCATGAACGGCGTGGCGCTGCACGGCGGCTTCATTCCCTACGGCGGCACCTTCCTGACCTTCAGCGACTACAGCCGCAATGCGATCCGCATGGCCGCGCTGATGAAGCTGCGGGTGATCCATGTCTTCACCCATGACTCGATCGGCCTGGGCGAGGACGGCCCGACCCACCAGTCGGTGGAACATGTCTCCAGCCTGCGCCTGATCCCGGGCCTGGATGTCTGGCGTCCGGCCGACACCGCCGAGACCGCGGTCGCCTGGACCATGGCCATCGCCAATGCCTCGCGCCCCAGCGTGCTGGCCCTGAGCCGCCAGAACCTGGCCTACGGCGTCAAGACCGGCGCCGCCGTCGACGACATCACCAAGGGCGGCTATGTGCTGAGCGAGCCGGCCGACATCGGCCTGAAGAAGAAGGCCCAGGCCGTGATCATCGCCACCGGCTCCGAAGTCCAGCTGGCGATCCAGGCCCAGCAGCAACTGGCCGTGGCCGGCATCGCGGTCCGCGTGGTCTCCATGCCCAGCACCAGCGTGTTCGACCGCCAGGACGCCAAGTACAAGAAGAGCGTGCTGCCGGAAGGCCTGCCGCGCGTGGCCGTGGAAGCCGGCGTCACCGACTACTGGTGGAAGTACGGCGTGTCGGCCGTCGTCGGTCTGGACACCTACGGCGAATCGGCGCCGGCCAACGTGCTGTTCAAGTACTTCGGCTTCACCCCGGAGAACGTCGCCGACACGGTGAAAGTGGCCATCGGCCACGCCCGACTGAAGGGCTGATCCACGCCAAGCCAAAGGGGTGCCTCGTGCACCCCTTTTTCATGGCGCACGCCGGCCTTGGATCGCCCCCCATGAATGTGCCAGGCCGTAACCGGAATCGCTGGCCACGATCTGTTCAAATCAGCGGTTTCGACGGCGTCCAGGCCGTCACCGTCCTCAACACCTCCAACGCCACACCTCCCTCCGTCCAGGTCCCAACGTCCATCAAGACCACGATGAACTTCGATCTCCAGCGACATGCCCCGGGAGTGGCGCCTCTCTCCACATCGCCCCGCCGTGGCGGCCACCGAGCCAGTGCACGCAGCCTACCCGCCCGATGGGCAACGACGGCAGGGAAGCCGAAGGGGAAGGCGAAGTCGGCCCAGTACGCGCTGACGGCGCTGAAAGCACTGGCGGCCTGGGCCACGCTCTGGCTGGCCGCCGGCACCGCGCAGGCGCAGACGGCCGCACCGACCGACATCACGCCCGCGTCCCCCGCGCAATCGCTGAGCTGCCTGCAACGGCCCGAGCGGGCCCCGTCCTATCCCCAGCGAAGTCGCTACGACCGCACCGGGGGGTTGATGCGACTCAAGCTGCGCTTCGACAAGCCCGATGCCCCACCGACGGTGGAAGTGCTGGCCAACACCGCGCGCGAGAACATGCAAGACATCGTTCGGCATTACGTCGCCGGCTATCGGCTGCCCTGCCTGACGCCGGAGGACGGTGCGGTCGAAGCGGTCCAGGAGTTCCGCTTCAACAACTCGAGCGCCGAACCGCTGCCCGAGCCGATGGCCGCCACCGCTGCCCGCCAACGGCTGTGCCCGGTACGTCCCGCCGAAGACCTGACGGTGCGCGCGTTCGGGCTCGGCAACGAGCCGCAGCACGTCGTGCTGGCCATGACCTTCGCCGGCGACGGCAACCAGCCGCCCGAGCTCAAGGTGCTCTACAGCAACGCCGATGCGTTGGTGCAGGACCAGATGCTGACCTGGGTGCGGGGCTATCGGATGCCGTGCCGCAAGGCGGGTGAGCCGGCCCAGGTGGTGCAGCAGGTGCTCACCATGCGGCCTCACGGCAAGGCCCGTTATGCGCTCAAGCAGGACAGCTTCACGCTGGTCGAATTCCTTCGCATGACCGAAAAGCCGGAGACGCTGAAGGCGGATTTCGACTTCGACACCATGCACTGCCCGTTCAAGGTCAACTACCGCTATTACGGTGCCGCGTTGCCCAGCGAGGTCAGCGCCGGCCGGCCGGTCGACCCCAATCGCATCGCCTTCCTGCGCTGGCTGCGCGAGCGCAAGCTCGACCTCACCGAGCGCCAGGCCAACGACCTGTTCAGTTCGACCCTGCAGATCACCGTGCCCTGCGGCTCGATGACGCTGGATCCCGCCGACGCCTCGCCGCCCGCCGCGCTCAGCGCGGCGTCCGCGCCGGGCTGACGCGCCGGGTCCAGCGCCGACGGCGATCGCAGGCCACTCTCTTTTCACTTCACTCCAGGAGACTTCCTCATGACCATCAAGATCGGCATCAACGGTTTCGGTCGCATCGGCCGCATGGTGTTCCGCGCCGCCGTCGCGAACTTCAAGGACATCCAGATCGTCGGCATCAACGACCTGCTGGAACCCGACTACCTGGCCTACATGCTCAAGCATGACAGCGTGCATGGCCGCTTCGACGGCGAAGTGGCGGTGGACGGCAACACCCTGATCGTCAACGGCCAGCGCATCCGCCTGACCCAGGTCAAGGACCCGGCCGAGCTGAAGTGGAACGAAGTCGGCGCCGACATCGTGGTGGAAGCCACCGGCCTGTTCCTGACCAAGGAAACCGGCGAGAAGCATCTGGCCGCGGGCGCCAAGAAGGTGATCATGTCGGCCCCGTCCAAGGACGACACCCCGATGTTCGTCTACGGCGTCAACCACAAGACCTACGCCGGCCAGGCCATCATCTCCAACGCCAGTTGCACGACCAACTGCCTGGCCCCGCTGGCCAAGGTGCTCAACGACAAGTGGGGCATCAAGCGCGGTTTGATGACCACGGTGCATGCCACCACCGCCACCCAGAAGACGGTGGACGGCCCGTCCAACAAGGACTGGCGCGGTGGCCGCGGCATCCTGGAGAACATCATCCCCAGCAGCACCGGCGCAGCCAAGGCGGTCGGCGTGGTGATCCCCGAGCTCAACAAGAAGCTCACCGGCATGTCCTTCCGCGTGCCGACCTCCGACGTGTCGGTGGTCGACCTGACGGTCGAGCTGAACAATGAAGCCAGCTACAAGGACATCTGCGCCGAAATGAAGGCCCAGAGCGAAGGCGCCCTGAAGGGCGTGCTGGGCTACACCGAGGAGAAGGTGGTGGCCACCGACTTCCGCGGCGACCCGCGCACCTCGATCTTCGACGCCGACGCCGGCATCGCCCTGGACGGCACCTTCGTCAAGCTGGTGTCCTGGTATGACAACGAGTGGGGCTACTCCAACAAGGTGCTGGAGATGGTCAAGGTCGTCGCGCAGTAAGGCGCGCGCCGCCGGTGCGATGCACGGTGGCGACCCGCCGCCGTGTCGACGGGATCGCACGGCGGCAGGCTCGCGAAATGTCAAATGTGACAAATTGCACAGATACGGATCTCCAAAGCCCCGCCAGAGCGGGGCTTTTTTTCGCGCCTTCGCCAGTTGTGTCAAATCCGTAGCAATTTTTGTCAATCGACCGACCTAAACTGAGCAGACCCACGCGTTCCCTGGAGCCGCTCTGATGTCTCTCCGTTTGCTGCTTTCCGTGTCTGCCCTGGCCCTCACCGGCTCGGCGCTGGCGGCGACCCCCGTCGCCAGTCCCGACAACCAGGCGGACTACGCCCGAGTGATCGTTCGATTCAAGACAGAGGCCGGCTCGGTGAAGGCCAAGCCCCTGGCCGCGCGCGCCACGATCTATGAGGCCCGCGATGTCGCCCAGACCCGCGCCACCGTGCTGGGCCTGCGGCACAACGCCGGCTTGACCGCGCGACTGAGCCTGGACACCCGCACTCACGTCTTCACCGCCCGCGGTCTGAGCTCCAAGCAACTGGCCCAACGGCTGGCGGCGGACAGCGAAGTGGAATCGGTGGAAGTCGACCGCTGGTGGCGTCACTACGCCGTGCCGAATGACCCGCTGTACACCACGGCGACCGGCGGCGGTGTGGATGCCGGTCAGTGGTACCTCAAGGCGCCCGACAGCACCCTGATTTCCCCGGTCAATGCGCCGCTGGCCTGGGACATCTCGACCGGCACCGGCGTCGTGGTCGCGGTGCTGGACACCGGCGCCCGGCTGGACCATCCGGACCTGGCCGGCCAGTTCTTGCCGGGGTACGACCTGATCGGCCTCACCAGCCCAGGTTCCTCCGCCACCGCAACCGCCAATGACGGCACGGGCGCCGACAGCGACCCGAGCGATCCCGGCGACTGGGTCGATCAGGCCGACATCAACAGCGGCTCGCTGGGCACCTCCTGCACCAGCGCAGACATCGCCAGCAGCTCCTGGCACGGCACCCGCGTGGCGGGCCTGATCGCCGCCTCCACCAACAACGGCCTGGGCATGGCCGGCCTGGCCTATGGCGCCAAGGTCCTGCCAGTTCGGGTGCTGGGCAAGTGCGGCGGCTGGCAGTCGGACATCGAAGCCGGCATGCGCTGGGCTGCGGGCCTGTACGTACCGGGTCTCCCGCTCAACACCAATGCGGCCAAGGTCATCAACCTGAGCCTGGGCAGCGACGGAGCCTGCTCGTCCGGTTACCAATCGGCCGTCAATGCCGTCGTCGAAGCGGGGGCCGTGGTGGTGGCCGCGGCGGGCAACGGCGTGGAAGCCGCGGGATCCTCCCAAGGCGGCGGCATCGCCGTGGGCACACCGGCCAACTGCGCCAATGTGATTGGCGTCGCGGGCCTGCGCCATGCGGGCACCAAGGTCGGCTTCTCCAACCTCGGACCGCAGGTGAGCATCAGCGCCCCCGGGGGCAACTGCGTCAACGAGACCGGCGCCTGCCTCTATCCGATGCTGTCGACCAGCAACAGCGGCACCAAGGGACCGGTCGCCGCTGACAACACCTACAACTACTCCGGCGTCGGCACCAGTTTCTCGACGCCGCTGGTGAGCGCCACTGCCGCGCTGATGTTCGCCATCAAGCCGAGCCTCACGCCCGCCCAACTGAAGAGTTTCCTGACGAGCTCGGCCCGCGCCTTCCCGGCGGCCCCGTCGGGTGTGGCGCAATGCGTGGCCGGCAACAGCGCATCCCCTCAGTTGGAATGCGCCTGCACCACCACCACCTGCGGCGCCGGCATGCTGGACGCCAACGCCGCTGTCCGCGCCGTACAGGCCTCCCTCACGACCACACCCACGCCGACGCCGACACCAACCCCGGCACCCACCACACCCACCACCGACACGCCCACCTCCTCCAGCGGTGGCGGTGGCGGCGGCGCGATGAGCGTGCTGTGGCTGGCCGCACTGGCGTCGGCCGCCCTGCTGCTGCGCTGGCCTTCGCGCCGCGTGCCGGCCAGGATCGGCCGCCGCCGCTGACCGATCAGGCGTCAGCAACGCCGGCTAGCAGAAGGAAAGCGGCGGAAACGCCCCCGTCATCGAGACAACCGGCCAACAAGAAAGGGCTGACAGCTTTCAGGCTGTCAGCCCTTTTTCCATGTCTTTGCCCACGAGTAGATCCGCGGGGCATCATCCTGTGCAGCGCCTCATCTGCTGCCCGTCAGGCTTCAGCGCGAAGGGATCAGCGTGACGCGGCCTTGGCCGCCGTGCTGGCGCCTGCTGCGCCGGAAGCGGGGGCACTGGCCGGCGCCGAGGCGCCCGCCGCCGTGGCGACCTCGCAGCTGTTGCGCGCGCCACCCCAGGGTGGATTGGCAATCGCGTCCAGCTTCGAGAGCTGCAGCCCGTCGATGTTCGGCAGCCGCAGCGTGGTCTGCTGGCGCGGTGCCTGCAGCGCCAGGACGCGCAGCCCCTTGTAGTTCCGCCGCGTCATGCCGTCGAGCGCCGCTTGGGCGGCGGCTTCGCTGTCGTGCCGGCTCAGCACCAGCGTGGGTTGCTCATCGGGCAGGCCGACGAGCGGCTCGAACGCGATCCGGGCGCTGCGGTAGGTCTCTTCCTTGCGGGCCTGGAAATCCTTGCTGGGCATCTTGATCGTGGCGAGCGCCCAACTTCCACCGACAGTCGCCGTCTGCGCCTGCCAGGCCGAGTTGGACAGCCCCGCCTTGGTCAGCGCAGCGGTGGCCTTGCGCAATGCCTCCTCGCCGTCCAGCGGGCCGATGTCCACGCAGGCTTGGGTGGCCAATTGGGTGACCGCCTGCTGGCCCAGCAGCTTCATCTTCTCAGGATGCACCTGCAGGCTCAGGCGCGAGACCGGCGCCGCACCGGGGGCGATCCACCCCTGGTGCCAGGCCAGGGCCAGGACGTTGGCAACGAACAGCAGAACAACCAGGGCGCGCAGCATCGGCGGCTTACTCCTGCACCGGGCCGGCCAGGCGCACGCTGACCTCGCCACCGCTGACCACCTGGATGCCCTGCGGCGTGCGCACCAGCAGCTCGCCCCGCTCGTTGACGCCGTCGGCCACGCCCTCGAGCGTGCCGGCGGTCACCGGACGGCCCAGCAGCAGGTCGCGGCGGGCAAAGCGCTCGCGCCA
The Roseateles amylovorans genome window above contains:
- a CDS encoding S8 family peptidase, which translates into the protein MSLRLLLSVSALALTGSALAATPVASPDNQADYARVIVRFKTEAGSVKAKPLAARATIYEARDVAQTRATVLGLRHNAGLTARLSLDTRTHVFTARGLSSKQLAQRLAADSEVESVEVDRWWRHYAVPNDPLYTTATGGGVDAGQWYLKAPDSTLISPVNAPLAWDISTGTGVVVAVLDTGARLDHPDLAGQFLPGYDLIGLTSPGSSATATANDGTGADSDPSDPGDWVDQADINSGSLGTSCTSADIASSSWHGTRVAGLIAASTNNGLGMAGLAYGAKVLPVRVLGKCGGWQSDIEAGMRWAAGLYVPGLPLNTNAAKVINLSLGSDGACSSGYQSAVNAVVEAGAVVVAAAGNGVEAAGSSQGGGIAVGTPANCANVIGVAGLRHAGTKVGFSNLGPQVSISAPGGNCVNETGACLYPMLSTSNSGTKGPVAADNTYNYSGVGTSFSTPLVSATAALMFAIKPSLTPAQLKSFLTSSARAFPAAPSGVAQCVAGNSASPQLECACTTTTCGAGMLDANAAVRAVQASLTTTPTPTPTPTPAPTTPTTDTPTSSSGGGGGGAMSVLWLAALASAALLLRWPSRRVPARIGRRR
- the tkt gene encoding transketolase, whose protein sequence is MAETRAAAVTPNTTQMANAIRALAMDAVQQANSGHPGAPMGMAEIAVALWKRHLRHNPANPHWADRDRFVLSNGHGSMLIYALLHLTGYDLPIEQLKAFRQLHSKTPGHPEVGITPGVETTTGPLGQGITNAVGLALAEKQLAKEFNRDGHTIVDHHTYVFMGDGCLMEGISHEACSLAGAWKLNKLIAIYDDNGISIDGQVAPWFADDTAKRFEAYGWNVVGPVDGHDVDAVDAAIALAKTSKDKPSIVIAKTHIGKGSPNRANTSKAHGEPLGAEEIKLTREALGWSHEPFVLPAEVYADWDAKAAGTTVEAAWDDQFDAYATAFPEQAAEFSRRIAGVLPPNFADVAAQAVIGAHDKAETVATRKASQIALEAFTAALPELLGGSADLTGSNLTNTKSTAAFRLEADGSSNGGRHINYGVREFGMAAIMNGVALHGGFIPYGGTFLTFSDYSRNAIRMAALMKLRVIHVFTHDSIGLGEDGPTHQSVEHVSSLRLIPGLDVWRPADTAETAVAWTMAIANASRPSVLALSRQNLAYGVKTGAAVDDITKGGYVLSEPADIGLKKKAQAVIIATGSEVQLAIQAQQQLAVAGIAVRVVSMPSTSVFDRQDAKYKKSVLPEGLPRVAVEAGVTDYWWKYGVSAVVGLDTYGESAPANVLFKYFGFTPENVADTVKVAIGHARLKG
- the gap gene encoding type I glyceraldehyde-3-phosphate dehydrogenase; its protein translation is MTIKIGINGFGRIGRMVFRAAVANFKDIQIVGINDLLEPDYLAYMLKHDSVHGRFDGEVAVDGNTLIVNGQRIRLTQVKDPAELKWNEVGADIVVEATGLFLTKETGEKHLAAGAKKVIMSAPSKDDTPMFVYGVNHKTYAGQAIISNASCTTNCLAPLAKVLNDKWGIKRGLMTTVHATTATQKTVDGPSNKDWRGGRGILENIIPSSTGAAKAVGVVIPELNKKLTGMSFRVPTSDVSVVDLTVELNNEASYKDICAEMKAQSEGALKGVLGYTEEKVVATDFRGDPRTSIFDADAGIALDGTFVKLVSWYDNEWGYSNKVLEMVKVVAQ